The Nocardia sp. NBC_01503 sequence CGCTGGAATACTCCGACCGAGCTGGCCGACCTGATCGATATCGACCCTGCCACCCGAGACGCGCTGGGTGATTACCTGCCCCGTTTCCGCTTTCTGCTCGACGACCTCACCGCACATGCGGTCCCGGCCCTATGTGCGCGGGAGTTGACCCCCGCGGCCCGGGTGATGCTGGTGCTATTGAAGATCGCCGCGGGCAATCCGAACCTCGATACCGAGTTACTGCCACTGCTGCAAGATCTGCGGGCGTTGCTGGCCGCACCCGGCGGTACCGATGACCTCGAGTGCGTGGTGACGTACATTCTTACTGTCGGCGAAACCAGCGATACCGATCTGGGACCTGTTATCGACCGACTCGGTCCCCACGCCAAGGAGGTCATCGTGACAACCGCACAACGACTCCGTGCTGAGGGCCGCGCCGAGACTGTCCTCGAACTATTGGCGCTGAAGTTCGGTCCGCTGCCCGCCGAGACCGCTGCCACCGTTCGTGCCGCGGATGCGGCGCAGTTACGAAGCTGGACGGCCTCGGTGCTCACCGCAACGAGCCTCGACGAGGTCTTCCAGCAATAGTCCGCGAATGCGAGTTCAAGGCCCGCGCAGCGATCCGAATCTTCCGCGCCCTCCGACCTCAACTGGATATTCACGCACTCACGCAGGTGTCCACTCGACCTTCACCAGCGCCATTACATGCACGTCGG is a genomic window containing:
- a CDS encoding Rpn family recombination-promoting nuclease/putative transposase: MADSPSNPHDAYFRQVLARPADAASELRTMLPKAVAARLDWDTLVLQPCSFVSQHLRSRYSDLLFRTRLDGHEAYIYLLVEHQSRSDPLMPMRLVEYLVGIWNRYVREHPGTVTVPAVIPLVVHASRRGRRWNTPTELADLIDIDPATRDALGDYLPRFRFLLDDLTAHAVPALCARELTPAARVMLVLLKIAAGNPNLDTELLPLLQDLRALLAAPGGTDDLECVVTYILTVGETSDTDLGPVIDRLGPHAKEVIVTTAQRLRAEGRAETVLELLALKFGPLPAETAATVRAADAAQLRSWTASVLTATSLDEVFQQ